One Gemmatimonadota bacterium DNA window includes the following coding sequences:
- a CDS encoding outer membrane lipoprotein carrier protein LolA — protein sequence MSEAHAPSTAVTTAWRSAGRITARAGRTVMVGATLSLMFPLTLSAQQDTTPTLLRRASVRYREFASLRGTFVQTLTNPGVSGARTAKGELFQHGALHFALRYSDPAGDAIVSDDSAVWVYLPSTMKGQVLKLSRAVGGNFDFISQLLSLPTAEFETKALPDDKIDGRTTGVYELVPKKNGGMFQKARLWIGRADTLLWQVETVEPSGMLRTVRFTRIRLNGVLPADALRFTPPAGTRIIDQAAMMGGGKRP from the coding sequence GTGAGCGAGGCGCACGCGCCGTCCACCGCTGTGACGACCGCGTGGCGGAGCGCCGGGCGCATCACCGCGCGCGCGGGTCGCACGGTGATGGTGGGGGCGACGCTGAGTCTAATGTTTCCCCTGACGCTCTCGGCGCAGCAGGATACGACGCCGACACTGCTCCGGCGCGCGTCGGTCCGCTACCGCGAGTTCGCGTCGCTCCGTGGCACCTTCGTGCAGACGCTGACCAACCCCGGCGTCTCTGGCGCTCGCACCGCAAAGGGAGAACTCTTTCAGCACGGTGCGTTGCATTTTGCCCTGCGCTACTCAGACCCAGCAGGCGACGCGATCGTGAGCGACGACTCGGCGGTCTGGGTGTACCTGCCGAGCACGATGAAGGGACAGGTGCTCAAGCTATCGCGCGCGGTCGGGGGAAACTTCGATTTTATTTCGCAGTTGCTCTCGCTTCCGACCGCGGAGTTTGAGACGAAAGCACTTCCCGACGACAAAATCGACGGCCGAACCACCGGCGTGTATGAACTCGTGCCGAAGAAGAATGGCGGGATGTTTCAGAAAGCTCGGCTGTGGATCGGCCGCGCCGACACGCTCCTCTGGCAGGTCGAAACGGTCGAGCCCAGTGGGATGCTCCGCACGGTCCGCTTCACGCGGATTCGGCTGAACGGTGTGCTACCTGCCGATGCCCTACGATTCACCCCGCCAGCGGGAACGCGCATTATCGACCAAGCGGCCATGATGGGCGGCGGCAAACGCCCCTGA
- the aroF gene encoding 3-deoxy-7-phosphoheptulonate synthase, whose product MLVVMSHHATSADVDAVCAAIKAMGYTPAPMPGAQRTAVGLVGNDGRVDDSLIAELSGVAKVIHVSNPYKQVSREWRPDSTIVTIAPGVAFGGKDVPVIAGPCSVESEAQILESARAVKAAGGKALRGGAFKPRSSPYSFQGLGKKGLELLALAKAETGLAIVTEAMDDEGAHLVAEVADCIQIGARNMQNYSLLKTVGRIGKPVLLKRGMAATIQDLLLSAEYVLSEGNPNVILCERGLRSFDSASRNLFDLTAIPVVHQLSHLPIVADPSHGTGRRDKVMPMSRAAVACGADGLMIEMHPQPDRALSDGAQSLTLDQFSDLMVQLRRVAEAVDRSIA is encoded by the coding sequence ATGCTCGTTGTGATGTCGCACCACGCGACCTCGGCTGATGTCGATGCGGTGTGCGCTGCTATCAAGGCGATGGGATACACGCCCGCTCCGATGCCGGGTGCACAGCGCACGGCCGTCGGACTCGTCGGTAACGACGGACGGGTGGATGATTCGCTCATCGCCGAGTTGTCCGGCGTCGCCAAAGTCATTCACGTTTCGAATCCATACAAACAAGTCTCCCGCGAATGGCGCCCCGACAGCACGATCGTGACGATCGCACCGGGCGTCGCCTTTGGCGGTAAAGATGTGCCCGTGATCGCGGGCCCCTGTTCGGTAGAGTCCGAAGCGCAGATCCTCGAGTCGGCGCGCGCCGTGAAGGCCGCAGGCGGCAAGGCGCTACGCGGCGGCGCATTCAAGCCGCGCAGCTCGCCGTATTCGTTTCAGGGGCTCGGCAAGAAAGGGCTCGAGCTCCTCGCGCTCGCCAAAGCGGAGACCGGACTCGCCATCGTCACCGAAGCCATGGACGACGAAGGCGCGCATCTCGTCGCCGAAGTGGCCGACTGCATTCAGATTGGCGCGCGCAACATGCAGAACTACTCGCTGCTCAAAACGGTGGGGCGCATCGGCAAGCCGGTGTTGCTCAAGCGTGGCATGGCCGCGACCATCCAGGATCTCCTGCTGAGCGCCGAGTACGTGCTGAGCGAGGGGAACCCAAACGTCATTCTGTGCGAACGTGGACTGCGCAGCTTTGATAGTGCCTCGCGCAACCTGTTCGATCTCACCGCCATTCCCGTGGTGCATCAACTGTCGCATCTGCCGATCGTTGCCGACCCAAGTCACGGCACCGGGCGTCGCGACAAAGTGATGCCAATGTCGCGCGCCGCTGTGGCGTGCGGCGCCGACGGCCTGATGATTGAGATGCATCCGCAGCCCGATCGTGCACTCTCCGACGGCGCCCAGTCGCTGACGCTCGATCAGTTCAGCGATCTCATGGTGCAGCTCCGCCGTGTGGCGGAGGCCGTGGACCGCTCCATCGCGTGA